In Flavobacterium piscisymbiosum, the sequence TACTCGAAGCGATGTAAATAATTCTGCCGTTATCTTCAATGTGTTTGGCAGCCTGCTGAAGCGTAAAATAAGTTCCTTTAGTATTAATAGAAAATACTTTATCAAATTGTTCTTCTGTAAATTCAGTAACAGGAACTTCTACCATTTCGATTCCTGCATTGGCCACTACAATATCAATTTTTCCAAATGCTGCTTTTGCCTCAGCAAACAATCTTTCCAAATCGGCCACTTTGCTCACATCAGCCTGAACAGCAATTGCTTTTACCCCCATTGCTTTAATAGTACTTAAAACTGCATCTGCCGAAGCTTTGTCTTTGGAATAATTAATTACGATGTCTGCACCCATTGCGGCATATCTTTCTGCAATTGCTTTTCCTAATCCTCTAACTGAGCCTGTAATTACCGCTACTTTGTTGTTTAATTTTTTCATGCTTTTAATTTTTTAAATGATTTTAAAATGTTGTTTTAATTTGAAAGGACAAATGTATGGCGGTGGCAAGCGTCGAATATTGCAAGGAATAAAGCATTCCATGCAAATTTTAAATATTTAGAATTTGCAGCTGTCGTTTTTCTGAAAGTGGTTGAGGCATTAATAAAAAAAGCCTGCAAAATTTAAATTTGCAGGCTTGATTTTTTAGTTGGCGATGTGTTCCTTCCGATAGAGTACAGGAGAGGAATTGGTATGTTTTTTAAAATAATTGCTAAAATGTGCCGCTTCTGAAAAACCTAGTAAGAAAGCAATTTCTTTAATTGAGATTGTTGAATTTTGCAGTAAAGATTTGGCTTCCGATATTGTTTTATCGACAATCCATGTGGCGATAGGTTTCCCTGTTTTGCTTTTTATTACCGTGCTTAAATAATTGGGATGCAAATTTTGAGTACTGGCATAATCCTGCACTCTAAAAACAGTCTGAGTTTTACCGCTGCTTAAATCGCGATAATGCTGTTCTAATGTACGCTTAAAATCTTTTACAATCTGTGAGGATCGATTACCTTCATATATAGGATTATAATCTTCCCAAAAATATTCCTTTATCTTTATTAATAACACAACAAACAAGCTGCCTATTATTCTGTACTTATATCTGGAATTGTTTAAATATTCCTTATGAATTTGAAGATAAAGCTGTTCGATTTGCTGATAAAACACTGTATTCAATATTTTAGGCTGTACCGTTTCGGTCAATAAAAACGAAAACTCATTAAAAACATCCTGATGTACATTTTCTTTCAGGAATGTTTCATCAAAACAAATTAGATAAATTTCATCAATTGTATTCCATTCAAAGGTTCTGTAATTACTTGGATTTGTAAAATAAATAGATCCAGGTTCTGTCAGGAAAGTTTGATTGTCAATGGTGTATTGTCCCGAACCTTTTTTTACAAATAGGAACGAAAAATAGTTGGGCCTAAATGGAGGCGATTTATAAGGGAGCTCAAAACCGACATCGTTTAAATTAACTACAGCGAAGCCGGCTTTAGGGTCAAGCATATCTACCGATACACCTAATTCGATGTACAAATCATATAATGACCTCGTTGCGGTATCTTTTTCACTCATTGTAGACTCATTGGAATGGATTAATACAAATCTACTAAATTGGAGTCTTAAGAAATCATGTGACTCATTTTATTTCATTTAAAAAATTAAGTTAGAGAAAAAAGTTTAGTATTATTTTTTTTATACCAGTGTAATTTATTCTTTAGAATTAGAGTAAAATTTCATCTCTTTCCAATTATAAATCTTAATTTTTTCTGTCTGATTTAAAGAAGCATTATTCATTGCTTTTGCAATTTCTTTTCCGTCGATTTCTTTGTAGTCAGTCTGTCGGCCAATAAAAACAGGATGAATAAGTTTCCATATTTTCATTCCTATTTTTTCGAACGGACGTTTATCTTTTCGATTTCCAACAATCATTGTAGGTCTGAAAATATGGGTGAATTCAAAATCTAATGCAATAATGTCTCTTTCTGTTTCTCCTTTTGTTTTTACATACTTGAATTTTGAATTTGGATTTGCTCCGGCTGCTGTTACCAGAAAAATAGATTTTGCTCCATTTTTTTTCAATATTTTTGCTGCTATAACAGGATAATCATGATCAATTTGATAAAATTCAACTGAGTTTTGTTTGCTGTTTTGAATGGCACCAAGCGCAATAAAAACAATATCCGCACTAATCTTTTCAATTAGCCCAGGCATAGAATTAAAGTCTCCTAGTAAAATTCTCAACTTAGGGTGGGTAGTATTTAATGGTTTCCTTACAACAATAGTTACTTCTTTGTAAACCGGATTGTCTAATAATTCCAAAAGTAATTCAGAACCAACAAAGCCACTGGCGCCAAATAATACCGCTTTTTTCATTTTACTGTTTTCTAAAATTGACATTATTTTGTTGTAAAGTGCAGTTGAACAATATTTTCTGCAATTAGTTTATTTTCTTTTATTTCAAGAATTTTATCAGCTGGTATATGACTAACAAGAAGTGCTCCTGCAGTTGTTAAAATGGGAAGATAGTTGATGTAAAATTCGTCTGCATTACCTTCTTTAAGAAAAGATTGATAGGTATAGGTACCCCCAGCAACAAATATTTTTGAATATCCTTTTGTTTTGTAAAATTCCATAACCGCATCTATATTCTTTAAAACGGTTACCCCTTCGAGTTCTTCTTTGCAATTTGCCGAAAGTACTGCGATTTCTACTCCTTTAAAGGCTTCAAGAGCATTAGGGTTACTGGAAAAGAGGCGGTATGTATTTAATCCGATCACCATATTTCCTGTTTGGTGCGCTAAACCTATACAGTCCTGAAATAACTCGACTGGTATTTGATAATTGCCTTCGCTTGTCAATAAAATTAGTCCATTAGCTGAAACGGCTACATAAATAATTGTTTTCATTGGTTATATATTTTTAAGCAAAATTACTTCGCATTAAAAGCATAAAATTGTACACAATGGACATTGAAAATTTAAATGGAACACAGCGGGCCAAAATATTTAGCTCTTAAACCGGATAGTTTTTTGAATTCTTTTGCAAAATGAGCCTGATCGTAATAACCAGATTGATAACCAACATCTGTTAATGAAGGAGTCGTTTCTTTGATTATCAATTGCCTGGCTAATTCAAATCGGGCTAAACGCTTGTAGGTTTGAATATTCACTCCTATTATCTGTTTAAACATTCGGGATAAATGACGATAGCTTATCTCTGTTCCTAATGTTATTTTATATTCAGGATCTGCTTGAATAGTTGCAGCAAGTTTTGCAAAACAAGAAATTTGTTCGGTAGTATTATTAAGTAATCCGATAAAAAAAGTATCTAGTAAATTTTGTCTTTCTTTTGTGTTTTTTGTCAGTTGAAGCGCTGTGGCAAGTGAGTCAACAGACTCTCCAAATACATCTTTTGCATCAATAATAGTATTAGTCAGAAAAGAATTCTGTGTAGTATTAAAAACAGAAAAAACAGAAGGACAACAATGAACTATAATAGTATCAATATCATTTTCATCAGGTTGTATTGTATGAATAGTATCATGTAATCCTACTATAGTAACAACAGGGCTTAATTTGTTATTTAATTTTGTTTTTTTGAAATTAAATATAAGTGAAGCATTAGCACTTGGCCATAAATTTTTTTTCACTATTCTTTCACTTGAAGAAGAAAAATGAATGTATTGATGAATGTAGAGCAGTAGTACATCTTTTTCTGGGGTATTTATTTCATAGTGATATTGCATTGTGCTTTCTGATTCTTTCACAAGATTTATGGACAACTGGTAATTTGATATTTAAGGTAAGGCTTTAGGAAGATAGAATTTCCAAAAAGAATAACAAATTTACGAATTTATCTTGCGATATAACCATAATTAATAAACAGAAGATTTATTGGTTCTGTCGCATCTAAAGCTAAGTTTTATCTTTGTCTTTTTTAAATTGTTAAACTCATGAATACGAAAGGTCATTGCTATCCGAAATCTATTATACTTCAGGCCGTATATTTCAAATTAAGATTTACACTTAGTTACCGCGTTACCGCGATGTTGAAGAGATTATGAAAATGCGAGGAGTTTCTGTTGATCATGCCACGATTCAGCGTTGGGTGTATAAGTTTACACCTTTGCTTGAGTCAGAGATGAAAAAGAGAAAAGGCAGAGTGGGTACGAGTTGGAGATTGGATGAGACCTATATCAAAGTAAAAGGGATTTGGTGTTATTTATATCGAGCGGTAGATAAATCAGGCCATACAGTAGACTTTCTATTGACCAGAAAAAGACTGAGAATGAGTGCTCAGTCGTTTCTAATTAAAGCAATTAGTAATAACTCGGGCCAAGAGTAATAAACATTGATAAAAGCGGTTCTAATACTGAAGTGATCAAAGTATATAACAAACGTTCGTTCTCAAAGATTAAAATCCGACAGTGTAAATATCTCAACAATATGGTAGAACAGGATCATCGTTTTATCAAGTGGCTCATACAAAACGGATTAGGCTTTAAAAGTTTTGAATCTGCAAAGAAAACTTTAACGGGTATTGAGGTTGTTCATATGCTTAGAAAGAATCAGATGGTCAATCCCAGGGAAACTATGTTTAAATCCTTTTGTAAATTGGCGGGCTAACTTTTAAATTACATAAATTCTTATATTTGAGTCTGACAGATGCGACAGAACCAAGTTTTTAAATATTAAAAAAGAATACAGAATTGGGTTTTTGCATAAAATCAAGATTTATTTTTTTTGAGATAAAAAGCATTAAAGCCTTTTATTCATAGCAATATATTCAGATGGTGTCATCGAAAAATGTTTTTGAAAGTTTCTGCCAAAACTTGTTTGCGATTTATAGCCCACTTTTTCGGCAATTTCATAGATTTTAAAATTCTCATTCAAAAGTAGTTCTGCAGCTCTTTTCAAACGTACAATATTGATGAGCTCATTCGGGCTTAAGTTCGAAATATCTTTGATTTTTCGGTATAAAGTCGAACGGCTCATATTCATGATTTCTGCCAGAGATTCTACACTTAAATCAGAATCAGTAATATTTTTTAAAATCTCTTCGTCCAGTTTTTTAAGAAATTTTTCATCGGTTTTATTATGTGCAATACTTTTAATATGAGAAAGGGGCGAACTAGCATAATAATTCATAATCTGTTTTCGATTTTCGATCAGATTATTTGCATGAACTTTCAAATAGTCCATAGAGAAAGGTTTTGCAATATACGCATCGGCGCCAGCTCCAAGACCATC encodes:
- a CDS encoding SDR family oxidoreductase encodes the protein MKKLNNKVAVITGSVRGLGKAIAERYAAMGADIVINYSKDKASADAVLSTIKAMGVKAIAVQADVSKVADLERLFAEAKAAFGKIDIVVANAGIEMVEVPVTEFTEEQFDKVFSINTKGTYFTLQQAAKHIEDNGRIIYIASSTTSFPVPGMAVYGGSKTTPRYLVDILSKEIGHRGVTVNSIIPFAVDHSGIFAEADSYPELRKQLLDSCPMRRLAEVEDVANVAEFFASDLSSFVSGQHLLVNGGATN
- a CDS encoding AraC family transcriptional regulator, which gives rise to MSEKDTATRSLYDLYIELGVSVDMLDPKAGFAVVNLNDVGFELPYKSPPFRPNYFSFLFVKKGSGQYTIDNQTFLTEPGSIYFTNPSNYRTFEWNTIDEIYLICFDETFLKENVHQDVFNEFSFLLTETVQPKILNTVFYQQIEQLYLQIHKEYLNNSRYKYRIIGSLFVVLLIKIKEYFWEDYNPIYEGNRSSQIVKDFKRTLEQHYRDLSSGKTQTVFRVQDYASTQNLHPNYLSTVIKSKTGKPIATWIVDKTISEAKSLLQNSTISIKEIAFLLGFSEAAHFSNYFKKHTNSSPVLYRKEHIAN
- a CDS encoding NAD(P)H-binding protein; this encodes MKKAVLFGASGFVGSELLLELLDNPVYKEVTIVVRKPLNTTHPKLRILLGDFNSMPGLIEKISADIVFIALGAIQNSKQNSVEFYQIDHDYPVIAAKILKKNGAKSIFLVTAAGANPNSKFKYVKTKGETERDIIALDFEFTHIFRPTMIVGNRKDKRPFEKIGMKIWKLIHPVFIGRQTDYKEIDGKEIAKAMNNASLNQTEKIKIYNWKEMKFYSNSKE
- a CDS encoding dihydrofolate reductase family protein, which codes for MKTIIYVAVSANGLILLTSEGNYQIPVELFQDCIGLAHQTGNMVIGLNTYRLFSSNPNALEAFKGVEIAVLSANCKEELEGVTVLKNIDAVMEFYKTKGYSKIFVAGGTYTYQSFLKEGNADEFYINYLPILTTAGALLVSHIPADKILEIKENKLIAENIVQLHFTTK
- a CDS encoding helix-turn-helix domain-containing protein translates to MKESESTMQYHYEINTPEKDVLLLYIHQYIHFSSSSERIVKKNLWPSANASLIFNFKKTKLNNKLSPVVTIVGLHDTIHTIQPDENDIDTIIVHCCPSVFSVFNTTQNSFLTNTIIDAKDVFGESVDSLATALQLTKNTKERQNLLDTFFIGLLNNTTEQISCFAKLAATIQADPEYKITLGTEISYRHLSRMFKQIIGVNIQTYKRLARFELARQLIIKETTPSLTDVGYQSGYYDQAHFAKEFKKLSGLRAKYFGPLCSI